The Conexivisphaera calida genome includes a region encoding these proteins:
- a CDS encoding MFS transporter: MQPRPSGAAGSLVGVLLPFMMSAYSAFSISMIVAQLARAFSTTVSAVLLAIPLDFIGGALGGVVMGYLADRYGRRPLLVASSAIFGAAILAAAAAGNVWEIYAAWFVAGFGVNSQNGISYPVVVETLRRSTGAIGGAMQSLYFIGFLLDSLTYMYFHWWRIYLVVVGAASLILSVPSAAMVRETARRSARRVGIRSLGGRLALYTVAFSAVVAGAFMLSVPLMGVVPTLLYGMGMGAIYVSALSLVGFASFVLAGYLSDRLGRATSTSIFATLGVASSVALAFAGAPAYLLAALAVVYISSGFFSFTGVWTSESYPMELRATATNVVFLVGRLLGGFSPMLVIALHPSSLRVGLGMSGAISAGLALAGVAIYALADRMGREAPR, from the coding sequence GTGCAGCCGAGGCCGTCGGGGGCTGCCGGATCCCTCGTGGGGGTCCTCCTTCCTTTCATGATGTCCGCTTACTCCGCCTTCTCCATCTCCATGATAGTCGCGCAGCTGGCGCGCGCCTTCTCCACCACGGTGTCCGCGGTCCTGCTCGCGATACCGCTGGACTTCATCGGAGGAGCGCTCGGCGGGGTCGTCATGGGATACCTGGCCGACAGGTACGGGAGGAGGCCCCTCCTGGTGGCCTCGAGCGCCATCTTCGGCGCGGCGATCCTCGCGGCGGCCGCGGCCGGCAACGTCTGGGAGATCTACGCGGCATGGTTCGTCGCTGGGTTCGGCGTCAATTCCCAGAACGGGATCTCATATCCCGTGGTGGTGGAGACCCTCAGGAGGTCTACCGGGGCCATCGGGGGCGCGATGCAGAGCCTCTACTTCATAGGGTTCCTCCTCGACTCGCTCACGTACATGTACTTCCACTGGTGGCGCATCTACCTGGTCGTCGTGGGGGCCGCGAGCCTGATCCTGTCCGTTCCCTCCGCCGCCATGGTCAGGGAGACGGCGCGCAGGTCCGCAAGGCGCGTCGGAATCAGGTCGCTCGGCGGCAGGCTTGCGCTCTACACGGTCGCGTTCTCCGCGGTGGTGGCGGGCGCGTTCATGCTCAGCGTCCCCCTCATGGGCGTCGTGCCCACGCTCCTGTACGGCATGGGCATGGGCGCCATCTACGTGTCCGCCCTCTCCCTCGTCGGGTTCGCCTCATTCGTCCTCGCCGGCTACCTCTCTGATCGCCTGGGCAGGGCGACTTCCACCTCCATATTCGCGACGCTCGGCGTCGCCTCGAGCGTCGCCCTGGCCTTCGCGGGCGCCCCGGCGTACCTCCTCGCGGCGCTGGCCGTCGTCTACATATCCTCGGGCTTCTTCTCCTTCACCGGGGTATGGACGAGCGAGAGCTATCCGATGGAGCTCAGGGCCACAGCCACGAACGTGGTCTTCCTGGTCGGCAGGCTGCTCGGGGGCTTCTCCCCCATGCTCGTGATAGCCCTCCACCCGTCCTCCCTCAGGGTCGGCCTGGGGATGTCGGGCGCGATATCCGCTGGGCTGGCGCTCGCAGGAGTCGCTATCTACGCGCTCGCCGATCGGATGGGGCGCGAAGCTCCGCGGTGA
- the fdnG gene encoding formate dehydrogenase-N subunit alpha has protein sequence MENNDGMLDHEPRLEIDVSRRDFLKGSALLASGAFLAKLGVVPTTQAQLLYELHKPIGEITTICTFCSTGCSMLAAVDEAGNVVSLEGNPDSPINEGRLCPKGQSAIQLIDSPRRLYRPLYRAPNSTEWSEISWDDAISMIAQRIKETRDSTFETVHNGVTVNRTLGLAFVGSPHIPNEVAYLIHKFSRALGIIYLEHAARICHSPTAGGLSPSYGRGAETNNPIDLRNADIVLYFGSDQAEAHPLSFYHVIRAKELNPNMKIIVVDPQFSRTAAHADIYARIRPGSDVAFLGYLINYAFTNNRVNMDYVRYYTNGPMIVKDTYGFDPSTGLFTGYNADTRTYNTSLWGYEMETVTVNGQTYSVPKQDMTMTDPMSVFQLTKQFYSRYTRSLVSSVTGIPEDLLDEIADTYTQIGDQSTGLTGTIVWSLGVTLHNNGSQIVRAIALLQLLLGMVGVPGGGANVMRGHSNVQGATDMYVLFDMLPGYLPAPDEFASPTFDKWVAVNAPPYGFKNNYGKFLVALLKAWFGDAATADNDWAYDFLPKKFGDHSFMEIFNLAWKGQIQGMILLGQNPASMLADANMVRAALSNLKWVVIIDPMESETVDFWKAPGIDPTSVGTEVFYLPATSFLEHDGSKTTTGRWIQWQYAVTTPRGDSKTDEEIISRIALAVKDLYASSQDPKDLPIQSLVWPYGPKPDLEEVLKEVNGYDLATGELLPNFLAIANAPYGATSAGNWVYSGVFGGGVNRAKSTGIEDPSGLGLYPNWAYAWPLNRRIMYNRASCDVNGNPRYPKKAVIWWNPTAAEWQGWDVPDFPPTKPPSAPFNPAEVGLAALSGTDAFIMQPDGRGWIFSTTAVTDGPLPEHYEPYDHPIPNLFHPNGSPTAGQIDPVAHFYFNAPNDAATVEDGYDVIATTGRFTEHYHTFTTYITWPNELIPEMFVKISPSLAQKLGVESGDYVLLESPRGKLKIRAFVTNTVGPVTVNGQTFEVIWIPVHGGFNSLIPGQDNVNLLTPSVGDGFEFTPEAKPLLVKVSKWGGGS, from the coding sequence ATGGAGAATAATGACGGGATGCTGGATCACGAGCCGCGCCTCGAGATAGATGTGTCAAGGCGCGACTTCCTCAAGGGATCCGCCCTCCTCGCGTCCGGCGCGTTCCTCGCCAAGCTCGGGGTGGTGCCGACCACACAGGCCCAGCTGCTCTACGAGCTGCACAAGCCAATCGGGGAGATAACCACGATCTGCACGTTCTGCTCCACCGGCTGCTCAATGCTCGCGGCCGTCGACGAGGCGGGAAACGTCGTGAGCCTGGAGGGCAACCCGGATTCCCCGATAAACGAGGGGCGCCTGTGCCCGAAGGGGCAGTCCGCAATTCAGCTCATCGACAGTCCCAGGCGCCTCTACCGGCCGCTCTATCGCGCCCCCAACTCCACGGAGTGGAGCGAGATCTCGTGGGACGACGCGATATCGATGATAGCGCAGAGGATAAAGGAGACGAGGGACAGCACGTTCGAGACCGTCCACAACGGCGTCACGGTCAACAGGACCCTGGGCCTCGCGTTCGTCGGCAGCCCCCACATACCCAACGAGGTGGCATACCTCATCCACAAGTTCTCCCGTGCCCTCGGGATAATATACCTGGAGCACGCCGCCAGGATCTGCCACTCCCCGACGGCGGGCGGCCTCTCCCCGAGCTACGGCAGGGGCGCCGAGACGAACAACCCGATAGATCTCAGGAATGCCGACATCGTGCTCTACTTCGGCAGCGATCAGGCGGAGGCGCACCCGCTCTCGTTCTACCACGTCATAAGGGCGAAGGAGCTGAACCCCAACATGAAGATAATAGTCGTGGATCCCCAGTTCTCGAGGACAGCCGCGCACGCGGACATCTACGCCCGGATAAGGCCGGGGTCCGACGTCGCGTTCCTCGGGTACCTGATCAACTACGCGTTCACGAATAATCGCGTCAACATGGACTACGTCAGGTACTACACGAACGGCCCCATGATAGTCAAGGACACCTATGGATTTGACCCGAGCACCGGGCTCTTCACCGGCTACAACGCGGACACGAGGACGTACAACACCTCGCTCTGGGGATACGAGATGGAGACCGTGACGGTCAACGGCCAGACCTACTCGGTCCCGAAGCAGGACATGACCATGACGGACCCCATGTCGGTCTTCCAGCTGACCAAGCAGTTCTACTCCAGGTACACGCGCTCGCTGGTCTCCTCCGTGACCGGAATCCCGGAGGACCTGCTGGACGAGATAGCCGACACGTACACCCAGATAGGGGATCAGTCCACTGGCCTGACGGGCACCATAGTCTGGTCGCTCGGCGTCACGCTTCACAACAACGGATCCCAGATAGTGAGGGCCATCGCCCTCCTGCAGCTGCTCCTGGGGATGGTCGGCGTGCCGGGAGGAGGTGCGAACGTGATGAGGGGCCACTCCAACGTCCAGGGGGCGACCGACATGTACGTGCTGTTCGACATGCTCCCCGGGTACCTGCCCGCGCCGGACGAGTTCGCCAGCCCCACGTTCGACAAATGGGTCGCGGTCAACGCCCCACCCTACGGCTTCAAGAACAACTACGGGAAGTTCCTGGTGGCGCTCCTGAAGGCGTGGTTCGGCGACGCCGCCACGGCGGACAACGATTGGGCGTACGACTTCCTGCCCAAGAAGTTCGGCGACCACTCGTTCATGGAGATCTTCAACCTTGCGTGGAAGGGCCAGATACAGGGGATGATACTCCTGGGACAGAACCCCGCGTCGATGCTGGCCGACGCAAACATGGTGCGCGCTGCCCTCTCCAACCTGAAGTGGGTCGTGATAATAGATCCCATGGAGTCCGAGACGGTCGACTTCTGGAAGGCGCCCGGGATCGATCCAACTAGCGTAGGCACGGAGGTCTTCTACCTCCCCGCCACGTCCTTCCTGGAGCACGACGGCAGCAAGACGACGACCGGCAGGTGGATACAGTGGCAGTACGCGGTGACGACCCCCCGCGGGGACTCCAAGACGGACGAGGAGATAATCTCCAGGATAGCGCTGGCCGTCAAGGACCTGTACGCGTCGAGCCAGGATCCCAAGGACCTCCCGATACAGTCGCTCGTCTGGCCATACGGCCCGAAGCCCGACCTGGAGGAGGTCCTGAAGGAGGTGAACGGGTACGACCTGGCGACGGGCGAGCTCCTGCCCAACTTCCTCGCCATAGCGAACGCTCCCTACGGCGCCACCTCGGCGGGCAACTGGGTCTACTCGGGCGTGTTCGGGGGAGGCGTCAACCGCGCCAAGTCCACCGGGATAGAGGACCCGAGCGGCCTCGGCCTATATCCGAACTGGGCCTACGCGTGGCCCCTCAACAGGAGGATCATGTACAACAGGGCGTCCTGCGACGTCAACGGGAACCCCAGGTACCCGAAGAAGGCCGTCATATGGTGGAACCCGACCGCCGCCGAGTGGCAGGGATGGGACGTGCCGGACTTCCCCCCGACGAAGCCGCCGAGCGCCCCATTCAACCCGGCGGAGGTCGGACTGGCAGCGCTCTCCGGGACCGACGCGTTCATAATGCAGCCGGACGGCCGGGGATGGATATTCTCGACGACCGCGGTGACGGACGGCCCGCTCCCCGAGCACTACGAGCCGTACGACCATCCGATCCCCAACCTCTTCCACCCGAACGGCTCGCCGACCGCCGGGCAGATAGATCCGGTGGCGCACTTCTACTTCAACGCGCCCAACGACGCCGCGACCGTGGAGGACGGGTACGACGTGATAGCGACGACCGGGAGGTTCACGGAGCACTATCATACCTTCACGACCTACATAACGTGGCCGAACGAGCTCATACCGGAGATGTTCGTCAAGATCTCCCCATCGCTCGCGCAGAAGCTGGGGGTGGAGAGCGGGGACTACGTGCTGCTCGAGTCGCCGCGCGGAAAGCTGAAGATAAGGGCATTCGTCACGAACACGGTCGGGCCGGTGACGGTCAACGGCCAGACCTTCGAGGTGATATGGATACCCGTCCACGGGGGCTTCAACAGCCTGATCCCAGGGCAGGACAACGTGAACCTGCTCACCCCCTCCGTCGGCGACGGCTTCGAGTTCACCCCGGAGGCGAAGCCGCTCCTGGTCAAGGTGAGCAAGTGGGGAGGTGGTAGCTGA
- a CDS encoding 4Fe-4S dicluster domain-containing protein yields the protein MSGQSVGVQYAILFDVTRCTGCRACQIACKSWWDLPADETSFNPGWANPPDLTPYTWVLVKYFEEMTGSGLQLRFPQVRCMHCDDPACVHACPVGAITKYSEGPVVIDEDKCIGCKYCIDACPFDVPRYDAATDKVYKCNMCVDRVSAGMEPACVETCPSDALQFGPRNDMLEKANARASAMGGGYVYGEKEAGGTSVFIVTDRPPEEYGYPSVAPQLPELIDVEDYTKLGGSVVGLAVVGFLAGLSFVASRREKLAKGKGGGGGEEEKKGGDGK from the coding sequence ATGTCCGGGCAGTCCGTCGGCGTTCAGTACGCGATACTCTTCGACGTGACGAGGTGCACGGGCTGCAGGGCCTGCCAGATCGCGTGCAAGAGCTGGTGGGACCTGCCGGCCGATGAGACGAGCTTCAACCCGGGCTGGGCCAACCCGCCGGACCTCACCCCGTACACGTGGGTGCTCGTGAAGTACTTCGAGGAGATGACCGGATCCGGCTTACAGCTCAGGTTCCCCCAGGTCAGGTGCATGCACTGCGACGACCCCGCGTGCGTCCACGCCTGCCCGGTCGGGGCAATAACGAAGTACAGCGAGGGCCCGGTCGTCATAGACGAGGACAAGTGCATAGGGTGCAAGTACTGCATAGACGCGTGCCCGTTCGACGTGCCGAGGTACGACGCGGCGACCGACAAGGTGTACAAGTGCAACATGTGCGTCGACAGGGTCTCCGCGGGCATGGAGCCGGCGTGCGTCGAGACGTGTCCATCGGACGCACTCCAGTTCGGTCCCAGGAATGACATGTTGGAGAAGGCCAACGCAAGGGCCTCCGCCATGGGAGGCGGGTACGTGTACGGGGAGAAGGAGGCCGGAGGCACCTCCGTGTTCATCGTGACGGACAGGCCGCCCGAGGAATACGGCTATCCATCGGTCGCGCCGCAGCTCCCGGAGCTGATAGACGTGGAGGACTACACGAAGCTGGGCGGATCCGTGGTGGGCCTCGCGGTCGTCGGGTTCCTCGCGGGCCTCTCGTTCGTCGCCAGCCGCAGGGAGAAGCTCGCCAAGGGCAAGGGCGGTGGAGGAGGCGAGGAGGAGAAGAAGGGAGGGGATGGGAAGTGA
- a CDS encoding cytochrome b/b6 domain-containing protein, with the protein MSEGSEVLRWSAFERCEHVVLIVILFMFIISGLPFLSLSPHPVGAASPWSWVFGWMVSPPMTLQVYMGIHLAAAALYLALGIVHLLYHSLVNRRTDIWIRGRDISDAWQTIKYYLGSADRMPRFRFHEPTEKILVYWGVAVILMIGQGITGIILYYSSLFSVLVRSVALDLHVIFFFLILYVIIMHIYMTAVYRENRPMLEAMFGNGKVSRSFAEERFPEWVGGDPAEDPREREGED; encoded by the coding sequence GTGAGCGAGGGCAGCGAGGTCCTCAGGTGGAGCGCCTTCGAGAGGTGCGAACACGTAGTCCTGATAGTGATACTGTTCATGTTCATAATATCGGGACTGCCCTTCCTGAGCCTGTCGCCCCATCCGGTGGGGGCCGCGTCCCCGTGGTCCTGGGTGTTCGGGTGGATGGTCTCCCCGCCCATGACGCTTCAGGTCTACATGGGGATCCATCTGGCCGCCGCCGCCCTCTACCTGGCCCTCGGGATAGTCCACCTGCTCTACCACTCGCTCGTGAACAGGAGGACCGACATCTGGATCAGGGGGAGGGACATCAGCGACGCGTGGCAGACGATCAAGTACTACTTGGGGAGCGCCGACAGGATGCCCAGGTTCAGGTTCCACGAGCCGACGGAGAAGATCCTCGTCTACTGGGGGGTCGCCGTCATCCTCATGATAGGCCAGGGGATAACCGGGATCATACTGTACTACTCGAGCCTCTTCTCGGTGCTGGTCCGCAGCGTCGCGCTCGACCTCCACGTAATATTCTTCTTCCTGATCCTGTACGTCATAATAATGCACATATACATGACTGCCGTCTACAGGGAGAACAGGCCCATGCTGGAGGCGATGTTCGGGAACGGCAAGGTGTCGAGGAGCTTCGCCGAGGAACGGTTCCCCGAGTGGGTGGGAGGGGATCCAGCGGAAGATCCGAGGGAAAGGGAAGGGGAGGATTGA
- the fdhE gene encoding formate dehydrogenase accessory protein FdhE has protein sequence MGGRGSSGRSEGKGRGGLSPSSAEGGRPPRGVLMYTEDQVAECLRDLSSEFALNGADVLIESAFRIARELSGSGVPAGDGERYRVYLELCEVAGCEPRDPEDVLGDQDAWFRDPSSDVDPVAVLALKALLWSRHASAPDGTMDRKCPVCGSDPDFFYIDGDGRLHLVCSRCDYEWRYLRTGCPFCGGNDPRDISYVISDDGFSRLRRCSRCGRSMFGVDERRAHRSFCYFLEKLLTGYALSLVNADRTGPSPDDPDKRRK, from the coding sequence GTGGGTGGGAGGGGATCCAGCGGAAGATCCGAGGGAAAGGGAAGGGGAGGATTGAGCCCCTCCAGCGCCGAGGGCGGACGGCCTCCGCGCGGGGTGCTGATGTACACCGAGGACCAGGTGGCTGAATGCCTCAGGGATCTCTCCTCCGAGTTCGCGCTGAACGGCGCCGACGTCCTGATAGAGTCAGCTTTCAGGATCGCGCGGGAGCTGAGCGGGTCCGGGGTCCCCGCGGGGGATGGGGAGCGCTATCGCGTTTACCTCGAGCTCTGCGAGGTCGCCGGATGCGAGCCCAGGGATCCCGAGGACGTCCTGGGCGATCAGGACGCATGGTTCAGAGATCCATCGAGCGACGTGGATCCGGTGGCGGTCCTGGCACTGAAGGCGCTGCTCTGGAGCAGGCACGCATCGGCGCCCGATGGCACGATGGATAGGAAGTGCCCCGTGTGCGGATCGGACCCCGATTTCTTCTACATAGACGGGGACGGCAGACTGCACCTCGTGTGCTCCCGCTGCGACTACGAGTGGAGGTACCTGAGGACCGGCTGTCCCTTCTGCGGCGGGAACGATCCGAGGGACATATCGTATGTAATAAGCGATGATGGCTTCTCCAGGCTGCGCAGGTGCTCCAGGTGCGGGAGGTCCATGTTCGGCGTCGACGAGAGGCGCGCGCACAGGTCGTTCTGCTACTTCCTGGAGAAGCTGCTGACCGGGTACGCGCTCAGCCTCGTGAACGCCGACCGGACGGGTCCATCTCCCGACGATCCGGATAAGCGCCGGAAATAG
- a CDS encoding Zn-ribbon domain-containing OB-fold protein, with protein sequence MFDGKTGAALWEDRRELRLRYQISVERIRKFYDGLREGRVLATRCRSCGELHFPPQSFCARCGSEDMEWVELSGEGELLTFTVIKAKPTSFSHYGDYTVGIARMPEGVNVLAWVSGDPGKLRVGTRVRLRVVRREPENYLTYELQPTE encoded by the coding sequence GTGTTCGACGGGAAGACCGGCGCGGCCCTGTGGGAGGACCGGCGCGAGCTCCGGCTGAGGTACCAGATCAGCGTGGAGCGCATAAGGAAGTTCTACGATGGACTGAGGGAGGGCAGGGTCCTGGCCACCAGGTGCCGCAGCTGCGGGGAGCTCCACTTCCCGCCGCAGTCCTTCTGCGCGCGCTGCGGATCCGAGGACATGGAGTGGGTGGAGCTCTCGGGCGAGGGCGAGCTCCTGACGTTCACGGTGATAAAGGCGAAGCCCACCAGCTTCTCCCACTACGGGGATTACACGGTCGGAATAGCCAGGATGCCGGAGGGGGTCAACGTGCTCGCCTGGGTGAGCGGGGATCCCGGGAAGCTGAGGGTCGGGACGCGCGTGAGGTTGAGGGTCGTCAGGAGGGAGCCGGAGAACTACCTCACGTACGAGCTGCAGCCGACCGAATGA
- a CDS encoding thiolase domain-containing protein has protein sequence MHGRRVGIIGASSTRFGERYDASLIELAWEAFREAVREANVEPRDIGFTVVSNFGSWSSELLPAVSVSEALGLSAGSLRVEAACSSGSAAVKIAHDVISSGQAEVVLALGVEKMKESPNPSVMELIGRAGNYFWEFENFGLTFPGYYALYATAYMNRYGAREEDLCEVAVKNHHYGSMNERAQFRNRITVEKCMSSQYVAWPLKLYDCSPITDGAAAVILASEDFIRAHGGEATWIRGIGAATGTSNLSRRADFLGLEASRRAASEAYARAGMDPGRAVHSLDVAEVHDCFTIAEVMAYEDLGFAERGRGVELAREHQTYKGGLIPVNLDGGLKAKGHPIAATGESMIAELHHQLLGRVGGERQADIRNGAALAHNVGGTGHYAYVTILSLGREGE, from the coding sequence TTGCACGGCAGGAGGGTGGGGATAATAGGCGCGTCCAGCACCAGGTTCGGCGAGCGCTACGATGCGAGCCTCATCGAGCTCGCGTGGGAGGCGTTCCGCGAGGCCGTGAGGGAGGCGAACGTCGAGCCCCGGGACATCGGCTTCACGGTCGTCTCGAACTTCGGCAGCTGGAGCAGCGAGCTGCTGCCGGCCGTCTCGGTGTCGGAGGCCCTCGGGCTGAGCGCCGGATCCCTCAGGGTGGAGGCCGCGTGCTCCTCCGGGAGCGCCGCCGTCAAGATCGCGCACGACGTGATATCGTCGGGGCAGGCGGAGGTGGTCCTGGCGCTCGGGGTCGAGAAGATGAAGGAGTCCCCCAATCCGTCGGTCATGGAGCTGATAGGGAGGGCCGGAAACTACTTCTGGGAGTTCGAGAACTTCGGGCTCACGTTCCCGGGATACTACGCGCTCTACGCCACAGCGTACATGAACAGGTACGGGGCGAGGGAGGAGGACCTGTGCGAGGTCGCCGTGAAGAACCACCACTACGGGTCGATGAACGAGAGGGCGCAGTTCAGGAACAGGATAACGGTGGAGAAGTGCATGTCGTCCCAGTACGTGGCGTGGCCGCTGAAGCTCTACGACTGCAGCCCAATAACGGACGGCGCCGCAGCGGTGATCCTGGCGAGCGAGGACTTCATCAGGGCGCACGGGGGAGAGGCGACTTGGATCCGGGGGATAGGCGCGGCGACCGGCACCTCGAACCTGAGCAGGAGGGCGGACTTCCTGGGACTGGAGGCCTCCAGGAGGGCGGCGAGCGAGGCTTACGCGAGGGCCGGGATGGACCCAGGTAGGGCCGTCCATAGCCTGGACGTGGCGGAGGTCCACGACTGCTTCACGATAGCCGAGGTGATGGCGTACGAGGACCTGGGCTTCGCGGAGAGGGGACGCGGGGTGGAGCTGGCGAGGGAGCACCAGACGTACAAGGGGGGCCTGATCCCGGTCAACCTGGACGGGGGGCTGAAGGCTAAGGGACACCCCATAGCCGCGACGGGTGAGTCGATGATCGCGGAGCTCCACCACCAGCTCCTGGGCAGGGTGGGAGGAGAGAGGCAGGCCGACATAAGGAACGGCGCGGCGCTCGCGCACAACGTGGGCGGGACCGGCCACTACGCATATGTGACGATACTGTCGCTGGGGAGGGAAGGAGAATGA
- a CDS encoding V4R domain-containing protein, with product MAGKADPGAPASVFRLPLSWFDPGRDLVSVRVRADSAGKIGMYWYYLLQNGVAIFGTMMNVAPGGALAFAILDATGMGREELMRIMRSAPVGDVEVEVIDAGVKGFASTGGHLLEAGSGRSIVMSASGLAGLFRGMRELMGDDAGAAFLYYAGFVTGREWGKFLVDHVGDPHAAARVFVEVLKSQGLATSAEILEGEDRYRIEARDLIECEVLSDYASRKGGRMRTSHWFRGIVAGVISAVRGGEWDVEEVECVNDGSDKCAFEIRRKQGTADAPAR from the coding sequence ATGGCGGGAAAGGCGGACCCCGGCGCGCCCGCATCAGTGTTCAGGCTCCCGCTTTCCTGGTTCGATCCGGGGAGGGACCTCGTCTCGGTGAGGGTCAGGGCGGATTCCGCCGGCAAGATAGGGATGTACTGGTACTACCTCCTTCAGAATGGCGTCGCGATATTCGGCACGATGATGAACGTGGCCCCGGGCGGCGCACTGGCCTTCGCGATCCTGGACGCGACGGGAATGGGCAGGGAGGAGCTGATGAGGATCATGCGCTCGGCCCCGGTGGGGGACGTGGAGGTTGAGGTGATCGACGCGGGCGTGAAGGGGTTCGCGTCCACGGGGGGACACCTGCTGGAGGCCGGGAGCGGCAGGTCCATAGTCATGAGCGCCAGCGGGCTCGCGGGGCTCTTCAGGGGGATGAGGGAGCTGATGGGGGACGACGCGGGGGCGGCGTTCCTCTACTACGCGGGATTCGTCACCGGCAGGGAGTGGGGGAAGTTCCTCGTCGACCACGTGGGGGATCCGCACGCGGCCGCCAGGGTCTTCGTCGAGGTCCTGAAGTCCCAGGGACTGGCGACGTCCGCGGAGATCCTGGAGGGGGAGGACAGGTACAGGATAGAGGCGCGCGACCTGATCGAGTGCGAGGTGCTCTCGGACTACGCCTCGAGGAAGGGAGGACGCATGAGGACGTCGCACTGGTTCCGCGGGATCGTTGCCGGGGTGATCTCGGCCGTGAGGGGAGGGGAGTGGGACGTCGAGGAGGTCGAGTGCGTGAACGACGGATCCGATAAGTGTGCGTTCGAGATCAGGAGGAAGCAGGGCACCGCGGACGCGCCGGCCAGATGA
- a CDS encoding FprA family A-type flavoprotein yields MVKYLVKDIDEGVKLLRLDDDRTRFFEAAWHIPEGITYNAYLIDAPGGQILVDTWKATYSDLLMEALGEVTRPGRIKYVIVNHAEPDHTGSLPAVLGEAREAKVIVNAAGEKVLRAKYRLRNEVVHVEGTRSMDLLGEEMTFIHVPWVHWPETMFTYQGRTGTLYTCDVFGSFSIPPGHSVDPGDARYLRSAEKYLITVMGYYRKHVLSAIERIDSLGLRISRIAPSHGGVWEGDVREPLRLYRAWAGAEPRSRSVSMAYVSMYGSIEAAASRIFNELSSRGIGVSATAITDSEYPDLEEFLVDANDASAIVLATPTYDTGVHPRMKFLLELMREKFRGVEKPVAAIVSYGWGSNAARYVETVLRETGMKVLAVETFRESLEEGQASRVADLIAGAIG; encoded by the coding sequence ATGGTCAAGTATCTGGTGAAGGACATTGACGAGGGGGTTAAACTTCTGAGGCTGGACGACGACAGGACAAGGTTCTTCGAGGCCGCCTGGCACATACCCGAGGGGATCACCTACAACGCGTACCTGATCGACGCCCCCGGGGGCCAGATACTGGTGGACACGTGGAAGGCGACCTACTCGGACCTGCTCATGGAGGCGCTGGGCGAGGTCACCAGACCCGGCAGGATAAAGTACGTGATAGTGAACCACGCCGAACCGGACCACACCGGGAGCCTCCCGGCGGTGCTGGGCGAGGCCAGGGAGGCGAAGGTGATAGTAAACGCGGCCGGCGAGAAGGTACTGAGGGCTAAATATCGCCTGAGGAACGAGGTAGTGCACGTCGAGGGGACGAGGAGCATGGACCTCCTGGGGGAGGAGATGACCTTCATCCACGTGCCGTGGGTCCACTGGCCGGAGACGATGTTCACCTACCAGGGGAGGACTGGTACCCTATACACGTGCGACGTCTTCGGATCATTCTCGATCCCTCCGGGACACAGCGTGGACCCGGGGGACGCCCGCTACCTGAGGAGCGCGGAGAAGTACCTCATCACGGTCATGGGATACTACAGGAAGCACGTCCTGAGCGCCATTGAGCGGATAGACTCCCTGGGGCTCAGGATATCCAGGATAGCCCCGTCCCACGGGGGCGTGTGGGAGGGCGACGTCCGGGAGCCCCTGAGGCTCTACAGGGCCTGGGCGGGGGCGGAACCGAGGTCCAGGAGCGTCTCCATGGCATACGTCTCCATGTACGGCTCCATAGAGGCCGCGGCGTCGCGGATATTCAACGAGCTCAGCTCGAGGGGCATCGGGGTGAGCGCGACGGCCATCACCGATTCGGAGTACCCGGACCTCGAGGAGTTCCTCGTGGACGCGAACGATGCCTCGGCGATCGTGCTCGCGACGCCCACGTACGACACCGGCGTGCATCCCAGGATGAAGTTCCTCCTCGAGCTCATGAGGGAGAAGTTCAGGGGCGTGGAGAAACCCGTCGCGGCGATCGTGTCGTACGGGTGGGGCTCCAACGCCGCCAGGTACGTGGAGACCGTCCTGAGGGAGACCGGAATGAAGGTCCTGGCGGTGGAGACTTTCAGGGAGAGCCTGGAGGAGGGGCAGGCCTCCAGGGTAGCGGACCTGATAGCTGGTGCTATCGGTTAG